One Ranitomeya imitator isolate aRanImi1 chromosome 1, aRanImi1.pri, whole genome shotgun sequence DNA window includes the following coding sequences:
- the CNIH1 gene encoding protein cornichon homolog 1, producing MAFTFAAFCYMLALLLTAALIFFAIWHIIAFDELKTDYKNPIDQCNTLNPLVLPEYLIHAFFCVMFLCAAEWLTLGLNMPLLAYHIWRYMSRPVMSGPGLYDPTTIMNADILAYCQKEGWCKLAFYLLSFFYYLYGMIYVLVSS from the exons ATGGCGTTCACGTTCGCGGCCTTCTGCTACATGCTGGCTCTGCTGCTCACGGCCGCGCTCATCTTCTTCGCTATCTGGCAC ATTATTGCATTTGATGAACTGAAGACGGACTACAAGAACCCGATAGACCAGTGTAACACGCTCAATCCT CTTGTGCTTCCCGAGTACCTCATCCATGCCTTCTTCTGTGTCATGTTCCTTTGTGCTGCAGAGTGGTTAACGCTCGGATTAAACATGCCACTCTTGGCGTACCACATTTGGAG GTACATGAGCAGGCCTGTAATGAGCGGCCCTGGACTTTACGACCCAACAACTATTATGAATGCAGACATTCTAGCATATTGTCAAAAGGAGGGATGGTGTAAACTAGCTTTTTACCTGCTCTCATTTTTCTACTATCTTTATGG CATGATCTACGTGTTGGTGAGCTCCTAA